A window of the Verminephrobacter eiseniae EF01-2 genome harbors these coding sequences:
- a CDS encoding aldehyde dehydrogenase has protein sequence MPEPKPMLIAGADVPCEAGIAPLLSINPATGQTNYEVAAAGPETVDFAVRNAASACADRGWREMLPMQRARILLGIADGIERDGAMLARLQMQENGKVWSECRRQVQSAAATFRYYAGVCEVTGSEVTPARGNYLSMTLHEPYGVVAAITPWNSPMTMEAQKMAPALAAGNAVILKPSEVTPSTGLAVARIALQAGLPEGILNVLPGTGQGAGAALVAHPLVRMVSFTGGTESGRRIGEIAARKLMPVALELGGKSPHILFEDADVDAAVAAVAEGIFEGSGQSCVAGSRLFVHASIHHVVLKKLLERARSLRVDLPDAPGAEMGPLATFAQRDKVQAMVDEARAAGASILAGGTRPDACALANGAYYLPTIIAGIDNRARIAQQEIFGPVLCVLTFGNEEDLIAQANGTAFGLAAGIWTADYQRAWRVARALDAGTVWINTYKQLSVASPFGGFKDSGIGREKGIAGMRLYQQPKSIYFGMA, from the coding sequence ATGCCGGAACCCAAACCAATGCTGATTGCCGGCGCCGACGTTCCGTGCGAAGCCGGAATCGCGCCTTTGCTATCGATCAACCCTGCGACGGGGCAGACGAATTACGAAGTGGCCGCAGCAGGTCCTGAAACGGTGGATTTTGCGGTGCGCAACGCCGCCTCGGCCTGCGCGGACCGTGGATGGCGCGAAATGCTGCCGATGCAGCGTGCCCGTATTTTGCTCGGCATTGCGGATGGCATCGAGCGCGACGGCGCCATGCTCGCAAGGCTGCAAATGCAGGAAAACGGCAAGGTTTGGAGTGAGTGCCGCCGGCAGGTACAGAGTGCGGCTGCGACGTTCCGTTATTACGCTGGCGTGTGCGAGGTCACCGGCTCCGAAGTAACGCCGGCACGCGGTAATTACCTGTCGATGACGCTCCACGAACCCTATGGGGTCGTGGCGGCCATTACACCGTGGAATTCGCCGATGACCATGGAGGCGCAAAAAATGGCGCCCGCCCTGGCGGCCGGCAACGCCGTCATCCTCAAGCCATCCGAGGTCACGCCTTCCACCGGACTGGCGGTTGCGCGCATTGCGTTGCAAGCGGGGTTGCCCGAGGGAATCCTGAATGTCCTGCCGGGCACCGGGCAGGGTGCGGGTGCTGCGCTGGTCGCCCATCCTTTGGTGCGGATGGTGTCCTTTACCGGGGGAACCGAAAGTGGCAGGCGGATCGGTGAAATAGCCGCCAGAAAACTGATGCCGGTGGCGCTGGAGTTGGGCGGTAAATCACCCCATATCCTGTTCGAGGATGCCGATGTCGATGCCGCAGTGGCGGCTGTCGCGGAAGGCATTTTTGAAGGAAGCGGGCAATCATGTGTGGCCGGCTCCCGGTTATTCGTGCATGCATCCATTCATCACGTCGTGCTCAAGAAACTGCTGGAGCGGGCGCGCTCGCTGCGCGTTGATTTGCCCGACGCGCCTGGCGCCGAAATGGGCCCCTTGGCCACCTTCGCGCAGCGTGACAAGGTGCAGGCAATGGTCGACGAGGCCCGGGCCGCAGGAGCCAGCATTCTTGCCGGCGGCACGCGCCCGGATGCCTGTGCGCTTGCCAACGGGGCTTATTACCTGCCGACCATCATTGCTGGAATCGACAACCGCGCGCGGATTGCCCAGCAGGAAATCTTTGGCCCGGTTTTGTGTGTGCTGACGTTCGGGAACGAAGAAGACCTGATCGCACAGGCCAATGGCACGGCCTTTGGCCTTGCCGCCGGCATCTGGACTGCCGATTATCAGCGGGCATGGCGTGTTGCGCGGGCGCTTGACGCGGGGACGGTCTGGATCAATACCTACAAACAGCTATCGGTTGCAAGCCCGTTCGGCGGTTTCAAGGACAGCGGCATCGGCAGGGAAAAGGGCATTGCCGGCATGAGGCTTTATCAGCAGCCCAAGAGCATTTACTTCGGCATGGCTTGA
- a CDS encoding electron transfer flavoprotein subunit beta/FixA family protein, with protein sequence MKVMVPVKRVVDYNVKVRVKSDHTGVDIANVKMSMNPFDEIAVEEAVRLKEKGLVTEIIAVSCGVAQCQETLRTAMAIGADRAILVQTDVPLQPLAVAKLLQALVAREQPALIILGKQAIDDDANQTGQMLAALADLPQATCASKVELAPDRLEVTREVDGGLETLALTLPAVITTDLRLNEPRYITLPNIMKAKKKPLDTVTPDDLGVDVAPRLTTLKVSEPAKRGAGVKVADVAALVEKLRNEAKVI encoded by the coding sequence ATGAAGGTCATGGTCCCTGTCAAACGGGTCGTCGACTACAACGTGAAGGTCCGCGTCAAATCGGACCACACGGGTGTGGACATCGCCAATGTGAAGATGAGCATGAATCCCTTTGACGAAATCGCCGTTGAAGAGGCCGTGCGCCTGAAGGAAAAGGGCTTGGTGACCGAGATCATCGCGGTCTCCTGCGGTGTCGCCCAGTGCCAGGAGACCCTGCGCACCGCGATGGCCATCGGCGCCGATCGGGCCATTCTGGTTCAGACCGATGTGCCGTTGCAGCCCTTGGCCGTGGCCAAGCTGTTGCAGGCCCTGGTCGCCAGGGAACAGCCGGCGCTGATCATCCTGGGCAAGCAGGCCATCGATGACGATGCCAACCAGACCGGCCAGATGCTGGCGGCCCTGGCCGATCTGCCGCAGGCCACCTGCGCCAGCAAGGTCGAACTGGCGCCCGACAGGCTGGAGGTGACCCGCGAAGTCGACGGCGGCCTGGAGACCCTGGCGTTGACGCTGCCTGCGGTCATCACCACCGACCTGCGCCTGAACGAGCCGCGCTACATTACCTTGCCCAACATCATGAAGGCCAAGAAGAAGCCGCTCGATACCGTCACGCCCGATGACCTGGGGGTGGATGTGGCGCCGCGCCTGACGACGCTGAAGGTGAGCGAGCCTGCCAAGCGCGGCGCCGGTGTCAAGGTGGCCGATGTGGCCGCCCTGGTCGAAAAACTCAGGAACGAAGCGAAGGTGATCTGA
- the tcuA gene encoding FAD-dependent tricarballylate dehydrogenase TcuA, translating to MEHDVVVIGGGNAALCAALMAREAGAGVLLLEAAPKEWRGGNSGHTRNLRCMHDAPQDVLVDAYPQEEYWQDLLKVTGGSTDERLARLTIRASATCRDWMRAHGVHFQPPLSGALHVARTNAFFMGGGKALLNAYYRSAQRLGVTIRYGAPVDRLEIGQQGRFVAAHVNGERITAKACVLAAGGFESNREWLRQAWGQNERGEWPTDNFLIRGTRYNQGVLLRHMLDEHGADRIGDPTQAHMVAIDARAPLYDGGICTRIDCVSLGVVLNRDAQRFHDEGEDFWPKRYAIWGRLVARQPGQMGYAIIDAKAVGHFMPAVFPGVVANTLRELAQKLGLDAAAFMRTLDDYNAACRAGNFDHTVLDDCHTEGISPAKTHWARPITDAPFFGYALKPGVTFTYLGLRTDETAAVRFANRPSENLFVAGEMMAGNVLGKGYTAGVGMSIGTAFGRIAGANAARASLKKGFGHAGA from the coding sequence AGGAAATTCAGGGCACACGCGCAACCTGCGCTGCATGCATGATGCGCCGCAGGATGTTCTCGTCGATGCATACCCGCAAGAGGAATACTGGCAGGATCTCCTGAAAGTCACCGGCGGGTCGACCGATGAGCGCCTGGCACGTCTGACCATTCGGGCATCCGCCACCTGCCGGGATTGGATGCGCGCGCATGGCGTTCATTTCCAGCCCCCGCTCTCGGGCGCCCTGCATGTGGCCCGCACGAACGCCTTTTTCATGGGGGGTGGCAAAGCCTTGCTGAATGCCTATTACCGCAGCGCGCAGCGCCTGGGTGTCACCATCCGCTACGGGGCGCCGGTCGATCGGCTGGAAATCGGGCAGCAGGGCCGGTTTGTCGCGGCCCATGTCAACGGCGAACGCATTACCGCCAAGGCCTGTGTCCTTGCCGCCGGTGGATTCGAGTCGAACCGGGAATGGTTGCGCCAAGCCTGGGGGCAAAATGAACGCGGAGAATGGCCGACGGACAATTTCCTGATCCGGGGCACGAGGTACAACCAAGGCGTGCTGCTGCGGCACATGCTCGATGAGCATGGCGCCGATCGCATCGGGGATCCGACGCAAGCGCATATGGTGGCCATCGACGCGCGGGCCCCTTTGTATGACGGCGGAATATGCACACGCATCGACTGCGTTTCGCTCGGTGTCGTGCTGAACCGGGATGCGCAACGGTTTCATGACGAGGGCGAGGATTTCTGGCCCAAGCGCTACGCCATTTGGGGGCGGCTGGTGGCCCGGCAGCCTGGACAAATGGGCTACGCGATCATCGATGCCAAGGCCGTCGGGCATTTCATGCCGGCGGTCTTTCCCGGCGTCGTCGCAAACACATTGCGGGAATTGGCGCAAAAGCTCGGGCTGGACGCCGCTGCCTTCATGCGCACCCTCGATGACTACAACGCGGCTTGCCGAGCGGGCAACTTTGACCACACCGTGCTTGACGATTGCCATACCGAGGGCATCAGCCCGGCCAAAACACATTGGGCGCGGCCCATCACTGACGCGCCTTTTTTCGGTTATGCGCTCAAGCCGGGGGTGACCTTTACCTATCTGGGCCTGCGCACGGATGAAACCGCAGCGGTTCGTTTTGCCAACAGGCCCAGCGAAAACTTGTTCGTGGCCGGCGAAATGATGGCCGGAAACGTACTCGGCAAAGGGTATACGGCGGGCGTTGGCATGTCGATCGGCACGGCATTTGGCCGGATCGCCGGCGCCAATGCAGCACGCGCGTCACTGAAAAAGGGCTTCGGCCATGCAGGTGCTTGA
- a CDS encoding NAD(P)-dependent oxidoreductase, whose product MGSKKAQVIGFIGLGVMGEPICRNLARKSGAQVLAFDLDAAPLQRLAADGVQGQGSASAVMAQSDTVFLSLPSGAIVAQLCRQQDGLLASARPGHIVVDLGTSSVDGTRQLAAEFAARQAKFADAPVARTRAAAQAGTLAVMVGADPELFGVIEPLIATFASDIALCGPVGCGQVLKILNNMILFETVVAISEAKAIGEKAGVDASVLFDTLANGSADSFALRNHGMKAVLPGEFPERAFSVHYARKDLQYALQLADDTGVDARSARVVDRWFAQAIEAGLGEKYHPVISRLIARGL is encoded by the coding sequence ATGGGCAGCAAAAAGGCACAAGTGATCGGATTCATCGGTTTGGGCGTCATGGGCGAGCCCATTTGCCGCAATCTCGCGCGCAAATCCGGCGCACAGGTTTTGGCGTTTGATCTCGACGCCGCGCCATTGCAGCGTTTGGCGGCCGATGGCGTGCAAGGGCAGGGCAGTGCCTCGGCCGTGATGGCCCAATCTGACACGGTATTTCTCTCGCTGCCCTCCGGCGCGATCGTTGCGCAACTTTGTCGCCAGCAAGACGGTTTGCTTGCGTCCGCCCGCCCCGGGCATATCGTGGTCGATCTGGGTACTTCGTCGGTGGATGGCACCAGGCAACTCGCGGCCGAATTTGCCGCCAGGCAAGCGAAATTCGCTGATGCCCCGGTGGCGCGAACCCGGGCCGCTGCGCAAGCGGGCACGTTGGCCGTCATGGTCGGGGCCGACCCCGAGCTGTTCGGGGTGATCGAGCCGCTGATCGCAACTTTCGCCTCCGACATCGCTTTATGCGGCCCCGTCGGATGTGGTCAGGTGCTGAAGATACTGAACAACATGATTCTTTTCGAGACGGTGGTGGCCATCAGCGAGGCAAAAGCCATCGGCGAAAAGGCGGGCGTCGATGCGAGCGTTTTGTTCGATACCTTGGCCAATGGTTCGGCAGACAGCTTTGCGCTGAGAAACCACGGCATGAAAGCGGTGCTTCCCGGTGAGTTTCCCGAGCGTGCTTTCTCGGTGCACTACGCCCGCAAGGATTTGCAATATGCGCTTCAACTGGCCGATGACACCGGGGTCGATGCGCGCTCGGCCCGTGTCGTCGATCGGTGGTTCGCGCAAGCGATCGAGGCGGGCCTGGGGGAAAAATACCACCCGGTGATCAGTCGTTTGATTGCCCGGGGTCTTTGA
- a CDS encoding electron transfer flavoprotein subunit alpha/FixB family protein — MSVLVIAEHDNASIRGATLNTVTAARACAAGDVHVLVAGHNAGAAAAAAAQIAGVAKVLHADAPGLAHGLAENMAAQVLALQGGGAGNYSHILFPATASGKNIAPRVAAKLDVAQISDITQVLSADTFERPIYAGNAMATVQSADSVKIITVRTTGFDAAAASGGTAAVQTIAAAADSGKSRFVGSEIAKSERPELTAAKIIVSGGRALGSKEQFDSVITPLADKLGAALGASRAAVDAGYAPNDWQVGQTGKIVAPELYVAVGISGAIQHLAGMKDSKVIVAINKDPEAPIFSVADYGLQADLFTAVPELVEAL; from the coding sequence ATGTCGGTACTCGTGATTGCTGAACATGACAACGCGTCGATCAGGGGCGCAACGCTCAACACCGTGACGGCCGCGCGGGCCTGCGCTGCCGGTGATGTGCATGTGCTGGTGGCCGGCCACAACGCCGGCGCTGCCGCTGCCGCTGCGGCGCAAATCGCCGGTGTGGCCAAGGTCCTGCACGCGGATGCCCCCGGTCTGGCGCATGGCCTGGCCGAGAACATGGCCGCGCAGGTGCTGGCCTTGCAAGGCGGTGGGGCGGGCAACTACAGCCATATCCTGTTTCCCGCCACCGCCAGCGGCAAGAACATCGCGCCGCGCGTCGCGGCCAAGCTCGATGTGGCCCAGATCAGCGACATCACCCAGGTGCTGAGCGCCGACACCTTCGAGCGCCCGATCTACGCCGGCAACGCGATGGCCACCGTGCAAAGCGCCGACAGCGTCAAGATCATCACCGTGCGCACGACAGGGTTCGACGCTGCTGCGGCCAGCGGCGGCACGGCGGCGGTGCAAACCATTGCCGCTGCGGCCGACTCTGGCAAGAGCCGCTTTGTCGGCAGTGAAATCGCCAAGAGCGAGCGCCCCGAACTGACCGCCGCGAAGATCATCGTCTCCGGCGGCCGCGCGCTGGGCAGCAAGGAGCAGTTCGACAGCGTGATAACCCCCCTGGCCGACAAGCTCGGTGCCGCACTGGGCGCCAGCCGCGCCGCAGTGGATGCGGGCTACGCGCCGAACGACTGGCAGGTGGGCCAGACGGGCAAGATCGTCGCGCCCGAACTGTATGTGGCGGTCGGCATCTCGGGCGCCATCCAGCATCTGGCCGGCATGAAGGACTCCAAGGTGATCGTGGCGATCAACAAAGACCCCGAGGCGCCGATCTTCAGCGTGGCCGACTATGGCCTGCAAGCCGACCTGTTCACCGCCGTGCCGGAACTGGTCGAGGCGCTGTAA
- a CDS encoding NAD(P)H-dependent flavin oxidoreductase: MSTLPAVLQNLSLPLIGAPLFIISNPRLVIEQCQAGIVGAMPALNARPVEQLDEWLAEITETLAAYDRAHPDRPAAPFAINQIVHKSNDRLEHDMQVCAKYRVPIVITSLGAREDVNQAVHGWGGIVLHDIINNRFAHKAIEKGADGLIAVAAGAGGHAGTKSPFALIQEIRQWFDGPLALSGAIASGGAVLAAQAMGADLAYIGSAFIATHEARASDDYKQAIVACSSDDIIYSNLFTGVHGNYLAPSIRAAGLDPEHLPEADPSKMNFSGGARKAWKDIWGCGQGIGGIDAVTSAADLVARLRREYAAARARLM; the protein is encoded by the coding sequence ATGTCCACCTTGCCTGCCGTGCTGCAAAACCTGTCGCTACCCCTCATCGGCGCGCCGCTGTTCATCATCAGCAACCCACGGCTCGTGATCGAGCAATGCCAGGCCGGCATCGTCGGCGCCATGCCCGCGCTCAATGCCCGCCCGGTCGAGCAACTCGATGAGTGGCTGGCCGAGATCACCGAAACCCTGGCCGCCTACGACCGTGCCCACCCCGACCGGCCAGCCGCACCCTTTGCCATCAACCAGATCGTGCACAAGAGCAATGACCGGCTGGAGCACGACATGCAGGTCTGCGCCAAATACCGGGTGCCGATCGTCATCACCAGCCTGGGAGCGCGCGAAGACGTGAACCAGGCCGTGCACGGCTGGGGCGGCATCGTGCTGCACGACATCATCAACAACCGGTTTGCGCACAAGGCGATCGAAAAAGGCGCCGACGGCCTGATCGCCGTGGCCGCCGGCGCCGGCGGCCATGCGGGCACCAAGAGCCCGTTTGCGCTGATCCAGGAAATCCGCCAGTGGTTCGACGGCCCGCTCGCACTCTCGGGCGCAATCGCCTCGGGCGGGGCGGTGCTGGCCGCGCAGGCCATGGGGGCCGATCTGGCCTACATCGGCTCGGCCTTCATCGCCACCCACGAAGCGCGCGCCAGCGATGACTACAAGCAGGCCATCGTGGCTTGCAGCTCCGACGACATCATCTACAGCAACCTGTTCACCGGCGTGCATGGCAACTACCTGGCGCCATCGATCCGTGCTGCGGGCCTGGACCCGGAGCACCTGCCCGAGGCCGACCCGAGCAAGATGAATTTCAGCGGCGGCGCCAGAAAAGCCTGGAAGGACATCTGGGGCTGCGGACAAGGCATTGGCGGCATCGATGCCGTCACCAGCGCCGCCGACCTGGTGGCCCGACTGCGCCGCGAATATGCCGCCGCCCGCGCCCGCTTGATGTGA
- a CDS encoding histone deacetylase family protein yields the protein MSKTGYFTHRDCSKHEMGPGHPECPERLDAIADHLLVTGVADVLAHYEAPEAALADIERAHDHGHVAALRGMSERLRQEQQAGGPDYARIDPDTALNAHTWQAALRAAGAALAATDAVIAGEIDNAFCAVRPPGHHACRDKAMGFCFFNNIAVAARHAMQRHQMQRVAVVDFDVHHGNGTEDILAGDPRALMVGIFQHPLYPYSGVQSPAPNMLNLPVPAYTRGMAIRELIERLWLPRLEAFQPEMIFVSAGFDGHREDDMGQLGLSEPDYAWITRHIKDIAHRHARGRIVSCLEGGYAMGPLARSVAAHLRVLADI from the coding sequence GTGAGCAAAACGGGCTACTTCACCCACCGCGATTGCAGCAAACACGAAATGGGCCCCGGCCACCCGGAATGCCCGGAACGGCTCGACGCCATCGCAGACCACTTGCTGGTCACCGGCGTGGCCGACGTGCTCGCGCACTACGAGGCCCCCGAGGCCGCGCTGGCCGACATCGAACGCGCCCACGACCACGGACATGTCGCCGCGTTGCGCGGCATGTCCGAGCGGCTGCGCCAAGAGCAGCAGGCGGGCGGGCCTGATTACGCGCGCATCGACCCCGACACCGCCCTGAACGCCCACACTTGGCAGGCCGCCCTGCGCGCCGCCGGCGCCGCGCTGGCCGCCACCGACGCCGTCATCGCGGGCGAGATCGACAACGCCTTTTGCGCCGTGCGCCCCCCGGGCCACCACGCCTGCCGTGACAAGGCCATGGGCTTTTGCTTTTTCAACAACATCGCCGTGGCGGCCAGACATGCAATGCAGCGCCACCAGATGCAGCGCGTGGCGGTGGTCGATTTCGATGTGCACCACGGCAACGGCACCGAGGACATCCTGGCCGGCGACCCCCGGGCGCTGATGGTCGGCATCTTCCAGCACCCGTTGTACCCCTACAGCGGCGTGCAGTCCCCGGCGCCGAACATGCTGAACCTGCCGGTGCCGGCGTACACACGCGGCATGGCCATCCGCGAGCTGATCGAGAGACTCTGGCTGCCCCGGCTGGAAGCCTTTCAACCCGAAATGATCTTTGTCAGCGCAGGCTTCGACGGCCACCGCGAAGACGACATGGGCCAGCTCGGCCTGAGCGAGCCAGACTACGCCTGGATCACCCGACACATCAAAGACATCGCACACCGCCACGCCCGGGGCCGCATCGTCTCCTGCCTGGAAGGCGGCTACGCCATGGGCCCGCTGGCGCGCAGCGTGGCGGCGCATCTGCGCGTGCTGGCCGACATTTGA
- the tcuB gene encoding tricarballylate utilization 4Fe-4S protein TcuB produces MQVLDALTRTARDLANGNIVPSLAETEVARQMQICNACRYCEGFCAVFPAMTRRLEFGKADIHFLANLCHDCGACLHACQYAPPHEFAINVPRAMARVRVQTYADYAWPSALGKLYQHNGLGISLVLVFFLAFFLFLAVLANGAPWKMSMGADFYDIFPHGILVLLFVPVFLFASLALAIGVRRFLRDITVATSGAPLTRPAAAQAADAVLRLKYLDGGHGAGCHDEDDAHTLARRRFHHCTFYGFLLCFAATSVATIYHYFLGLAAPYDWPSLPKILGVAGGFGLLIGTTGLCWLKLRRHPLHGDQAQKPMDQGFIALLFLVSASGFALWLCRGTQALPMVLCLHLAAVMALFATLPYGKFAHGVFRSAALLRYCVERRQPGRLDHCG; encoded by the coding sequence ATGCAGGTGCTTGATGCGCTGACGCGCACGGCGCGGGATTTGGCGAACGGGAATATCGTGCCGAGCCTGGCTGAAACCGAAGTGGCGCGTCAGATGCAGATTTGCAACGCCTGCCGCTATTGCGAAGGATTTTGTGCCGTATTCCCGGCGATGACCCGCCGGCTGGAATTCGGAAAAGCCGATATCCACTTCCTGGCCAACCTGTGCCACGACTGTGGCGCTTGCCTGCATGCATGCCAGTACGCACCGCCGCACGAGTTTGCCATCAACGTGCCCCGGGCCATGGCGCGCGTGCGGGTCCAGACCTATGCGGACTATGCCTGGCCATCGGCGCTGGGCAAGCTCTACCAGCACAACGGTCTGGGCATTTCTTTGGTGCTGGTATTTTTCTTGGCCTTTTTTCTGTTTCTGGCAGTGCTCGCCAACGGCGCTCCATGGAAGATGAGCATGGGCGCTGATTTTTACGACATTTTCCCGCACGGCATCCTGGTGCTGCTGTTTGTTCCGGTGTTCTTGTTTGCGAGCCTGGCCTTGGCTATCGGGGTGCGCAGATTTTTGCGCGACATCACCGTTGCCACCAGTGGCGCGCCGCTGACGCGCCCGGCGGCAGCACAGGCCGCCGATGCCGTTTTACGCCTGAAATACCTCGATGGCGGCCATGGCGCTGGCTGTCACGATGAAGATGACGCGCATACGCTGGCGCGCCGGCGCTTTCATCATTGCACTTTCTACGGGTTTTTGCTGTGTTTTGCCGCCACCAGCGTCGCAACGATATACCACTATTTCCTCGGCCTGGCAGCCCCCTACGATTGGCCGAGCCTGCCAAAAATTCTCGGGGTCGCAGGCGGTTTCGGTTTGCTCATTGGCACGACCGGTTTGTGCTGGTTGAAACTCAGGCGCCACCCGCTGCATGGCGACCAGGCCCAGAAACCGATGGACCAAGGATTCATTGCCCTGCTGTTCCTGGTCAGTGCCAGTGGTTTTGCGCTCTGGCTGTGTCGCGGGACTCAGGCGCTGCCCATGGTGTTGTGCCTGCACTTGGCCGCTGTCATGGCTTTGTTTGCCACCTTGCCCTATGGAAAATTCGCGCATGGCGTTTTCCGCAGCGCTGCCTTGTTGCGCTACTGTGTCGAGCGGCGGCAGCCAGGCCGGCTCGACCATTGCGGCTGA
- a CDS encoding acyl-CoA dehydrogenase, giving the protein MSYIAPVKDMLFAIEHLARIEQIARLPGLADAGLGTARAVLQECARFSQGVLSALNAEGDKHPARWQDGQVSTSPGFKSAWRQYAAGGWQGLQHPAEFGGQGLPKTIGAACIEMSNGANLSFALCPLLTDAAIEALLIAGSDDLKTCYLEKLVSGQWTGTMNLTEPQAGSDLALVRTRAEPQADGSYKLFGTKIFITYGEHDMAENIVHLVLARVPGAPEGVKGLSLFVCPKFLVRQDGSLGARNDVHCVSIEHKLGIKASPTAVLQFGAGPGVAGDSTGPGAVSHLVGQENRGLEYMFIMMNAARYAVGMQGIAISERAYQKAVQYARERVQSRPVDGSGNASIAIIGHPDVQRMLMTMRAGIEGCRALATVAAAAFDTAQHHPDAQIRQHNRACYEFMVPLVKGYCTETSLELTCLALQVHGGMGFIEETGAAQYYRDARILTIYEGTTAIQANDLVGRKTARDGGRTARDIAAQIESTEAELLASGTPAARSMARRLTAARQALLDVVDFVVAGSQTQPRAVFAGSYSYLMLAGHVLTGWQLARSLLVAQELLRSGQEPAFMRAKISTAQFHAEHILVKAAGLRDSVVEGADSVTGLAPEDF; this is encoded by the coding sequence ATGAGCTACATCGCCCCTGTCAAGGACATGCTGTTCGCCATCGAGCACCTGGCCCGGATCGAGCAGATCGCACGACTGCCGGGCCTGGCCGATGCGGGCCTGGGCACGGCCCGGGCCGTGCTGCAAGAGTGCGCCAGATTCAGCCAGGGCGTTCTGTCGGCGCTGAACGCCGAAGGCGACAAGCACCCTGCGCGCTGGCAAGACGGCCAGGTCAGCACCAGCCCCGGCTTCAAATCCGCCTGGCGCCAGTACGCCGCAGGCGGCTGGCAGGGCCTGCAACACCCGGCCGAGTTTGGCGGCCAGGGCCTGCCCAAAACCATTGGCGCGGCCTGCATCGAGATGAGCAACGGCGCCAACCTGAGCTTTGCGCTGTGCCCGCTGCTGACCGATGCCGCCATCGAGGCGCTGCTGATCGCCGGCAGCGATGATCTGAAGACGTGCTACCTGGAAAAACTGGTCAGCGGCCAATGGACCGGCACCATGAACCTGACCGAGCCCCAGGCCGGCTCCGACCTGGCCTTGGTGCGCACACGCGCCGAGCCCCAAGCCGACGGCAGCTACAAGCTCTTTGGCACCAAGATTTTCATCACCTACGGCGAGCACGACATGGCCGAGAACATCGTGCACCTGGTGCTGGCCCGGGTGCCGGGCGCGCCCGAGGGCGTCAAGGGGCTGAGTCTGTTCGTTTGCCCGAAATTCCTGGTGCGCCAGGACGGCAGCCTGGGCGCGCGCAACGATGTGCACTGCGTCAGCATCGAGCACAAACTGGGCATCAAGGCCAGCCCCACGGCGGTGCTGCAGTTTGGCGCCGGCCCCGGTGTAGCTGGAGACAGCACCGGCCCCGGCGCTGTGAGCCACCTCGTCGGCCAGGAAAACCGGGGCCTCGAATACATGTTCATCATGATGAACGCCGCCCGCTACGCCGTGGGCATGCAGGGCATCGCGATCTCCGAGCGCGCCTACCAAAAGGCCGTGCAATACGCCCGGGAGCGCGTGCAAAGCCGCCCTGTGGACGGCAGTGGCAATGCCAGCATCGCGATCATCGGGCACCCCGATGTCCAGCGCATGCTGATGACCATGCGCGCCGGCATCGAAGGCTGCCGCGCGCTGGCCACCGTGGCGGCCGCTGCGTTCGACACTGCGCAGCACCATCCCGACGCGCAGATACGCCAGCACAACCGGGCCTGCTACGAGTTCATGGTGCCCCTGGTCAAGGGCTACTGCACCGAAACCAGCCTGGAGCTCACCTGCCTGGCATTGCAGGTGCATGGCGGCATGGGCTTCATCGAAGAGACCGGGGCGGCCCAGTATTACCGCGATGCCAGGATACTGACCATCTACGAAGGCACCACCGCCATCCAGGCCAACGATCTGGTGGGCCGCAAGACAGCGCGCGACGGCGGCCGGACGGCCCGGGACATCGCCGCGCAGATCGAAAGCACCGAGGCCGAATTGCTGGCCAGCGGCACCCCCGCTGCCCGTTCCATGGCCCGCCGCCTGACGGCGGCACGCCAGGCCCTGCTGGACGTGGTGGACTTTGTCGTCGCCGGCAGCCAGACGCAGCCCCGGGCGGTGTTTGCCGGCAGCTACTCCTACCTGATGCTGGCCGGCCATGTGCTGACCGGCTGGCAGTTGGCGCGCAGCCTGCTGGTGGCGCAAGAGCTATTGCGCAGCGGGCAGGAGCCGGCCTTCATGCGCGCAAAAATCAGCACCGCGCAATTCCATGCCGAACATATCCTGGTCAAGGCTGCGGGCCTGCGCGACAGCGTCGTCGAAGGCGCAGACAGCGTGACCGGGCTGGCGCCGGAAGACTTTTGA